AGGAAGAGACAAATATGAGCTTACAATATCAAATTATTCCTGTGACTTCATACGAGCAAAACTGTTCAATCGTATGGTGTGATGAAACCATGAAAGGCGTTGTGATCGATCCAGGTGGTGATGTTCAATTGCTGAAACAAGCAATTGAGGCATTAAATGTTGATGTTGTGCATATGGTATTAACTCATGGTCATTTAGATCATGTAGGTGGTACAGAAGAGCTGGCTGCTATGACTAATGCAACGATTGTTGGTCCGCATAAAGAAGATAATTTCTGGTTGCAAGGTCTTCCAAATCAAAGTGAGCGATTTGGTTTCCCTCACACTGAGGCATTTGAGCCAAGTCAATGGCTAAATGAAGGCGATGTGATTGAGTTTGGTAATCAAAAATTAGACGTTCTGCATACGCCGGGCCATACTCCTGGTCATGTGGTACTGTTTAATCAAGAAGCAAAAATGGCATTCGTTGGCGATGTACTGTTTAAAGGTGCTATTGGTCGTTCAGATTTCCCTAAAGGGGACTTTGATACGCTTATTTCTTCTATCAAAACAAAACTGTGGCCATTAGGTAATGACATGAGATTTGTGCCCGGTCATGGTCCAGAGTCAACATTTGGTCACGAGCGTCAAACTAACCCATTTGTCGCTGATAAAATGCCACTTTGGTAAGAAATTTTGTAAAAGTGACGGACTTTTCACCATACAGTGTCGTCATGTCTATAAATATGGCGCGTTTTTTGGTATAAAACGCGCTTCGCCAATTCCAATACAACTATTTGGGTTACATTTTAGGAATTGACATCTTTTTTCCGCTATCAATTTGAGAGGGTAACTCACAAATATAGATATAGCGCAACGGAGTTTAAGTTTCATGAAAATTGCTCACAAACGTAAAGTTCAGTCTAAGCTGCATAAACGCATTAAAGCTAAAGTTACTGCACCAAAAACTGAAGTGAAAAAAGCAGCTAAACCTGCAAAAGTAGCTAAACCAGTTGAGAAAAAAGTGGAAGCAGTAGTTGCAGAAGCACCAAAAGCAGCAGCAACAGACATCGCACTTACGCCAAAGCAACAGACTGTATTTGACATTGTTTGTCAAAATCCTGAAGGCATCAATTCAAAAGAAATTGGTCTTGCAGCTGGTCAAGAAGAAGCAAAAGCGGCAGCATGGGCAACAGGTGGCTTGAAGAAGCTAGTTGAAGAAAACCTAGTTGTACGTGAACAACTTGCTGGTAATAAAGTGATTTATAAAGCGGCTTAATCGTTTAATAAACTATTTTATAGACACAAAGAAGCCGAGATTACCTCGGTTTTTTTGTGCCTTGAAAATGATGTTTAGATAGTACCAATTCCATTAATGACCATCTAATTATAAAAATAAAGGGCATACTAAGATGCCCTTTATTTTTGTCATTCTGATTGATGTGAATTTAGAATTTAAGTTTCACTTCAAGGCCGATAAACTGGTCGGTATAAGGCATACCCGCATCGTAAGCGTATTGAGCTGCATCACCATTACTAAACCATGCGTTGTAAGCTAGATTTACTTCTGTCTCATCACCCCAAGCATCGGTTACCCAGTAATGGATATGACCAACAGGGTTTAAGAAGAATAGACTCACGCTACCTAAGGTTTCAGAGCCCATCACTTCACCACCATTTTCAGTAATGCGAAGTTCTTGTTGAAGCATCACTTCACCGACAACAGCACCAAAGAATGGAGTAACGAATAAATCTTGAATAGATGGTACTTCAGCAAATGCCTCTACACCATACTCCCAGAAGAACGTTGACATTGTTGTCGAGTATAAGAAAGATTCAAATTCGTTAAAGCCTGCGTGACGAGCTGCTGTATAGTAAACACCACCAAAGTAAGGGTGCATTACATAGTTTAAGAAGTGCTCATCTTTATCCCATACAGGGCCTTGGCTTACGTTATCTTTCCACTTAGAGCCTAGGTTTTTAATGCTTGAATCTTCAGAATCCCACTTAGTGATGCTTTCTGGAAGAAAAGTCATTAAACCAACAGTTGCAACACTTAAACCAAGAATAGTGTATGACTGTTCCATTAGGTAGTCCCAATCACGCTCATCTGATACGCGAAGGTAGTGCGGTAATTGTGTGCTTTGTGCTAGGGAATCATTTTCAGCAACTTTAGACGGTGTCTCACCATCTAAGCGCATTGGAGAAAAATTAAATGACGCATTTGAACAATAGCTAGAGTAGATATTTGTAGAACAGTCGTTTTGATAATCCATATCATAAGCGCTATTAGTATCTAGTGCGAAAGCATTTGTTGATGCTGTACACCCTAAAAGCAAACTGGCTATTGCTTGTTTTTTCACGAAAAGTCCTTAATACAATTAAATTTCTGAGCTAGCTCACAATTATCTACTATTCGAGAAAAAATGCAAAACATAAAAAACAATAGCGCCCGTTTATCTAAATGTAATTTAGGTAAATGAGCGCTAAATAAGCAAAAAAATTTAAGTGTTATAAAGAACTGATAATTTGACTAGCAATAATAAGCACACCGAAAGCAACAACAGCTATTAATGCGCTATTTCCACCGATTACTTGGTATTCCGAACCTTTTTTAGTTTTTCTCGCTGAAATAACTAAAGCTACCGGCAAGAATAGAGCAAGAATAACAAGAGCAATAGCGGCATAGCCTAAAGCCATGATAAAGCCTTGTGGGTAGAACAAAGCAAATAACAATGGTGGCGTGTAAGTTAATAAAGCGGTCACAATTGATGATTGTTGCCATTTTTTAGATGAATCACGTAAAAATTCAAATAATCCCAAACTTACACCAATGAATGAAGTTAATAGCGCAAGATCGGCAAACAAAGAAAGTGCTTGTTGAATAAATTGGTGATCTATTGTGCTTTGAATTTCAGTGATGAATTGATTTAGTCCGTTTATTTGGCCAAATTCATTTTGTGACAACAAACCTAATGTCATTCCTTGCCAAAATAAGTAAACAATTAAAGGTAGGGAAGAACCCACTAATAGACTTATTTTGATCTTTTTAACATCTAACTCAAGGTAGTTCACGATTGCTGGAATACTGCCATGAAATCCAAACGAAGTGAAAATAACGGGTAATGCTGTGATAAATACACCTTGCTCAACAGGCAGTGCTAATAGATATTCTCCAGTAATACTTGGCGTTAAAAAGAACAGAATAGAAACTAACATAACTAATTTTAACGTGAATAAACCACGGTTAATAATATCAACTGTTTTCGTACCAAATGTAATGATGGTTGCAACAATACAGGTAAAGATAATCGTTGATGCAAAATTTGAAAGCTCAAAAGGAAGCAGTTCATTTAATTTAGAATGAAATTGTTCACTTCCTCCTGCAATGTAAGCCGCACACAAAGCGTAAAAAAGAAACAACATAGAGAAGGTTGCAACTTTTTGTCCATGTTTTCCTAAAAATTGACGAGCTAAACTATGAAGCGTTGCACTCTGTTCTCCGTATTGATGAACTTCTAACATCAGTAGACTTGTATAGCTCATGATTGCCCAAATACCAATCATTAATAAACTTGCTGTAAAGAATCCTAGACTAGCAGAAACAAGAGGTAGGGCTAACATGCCAGCCCCTATGGTTGTTCCTGCTATAATTAACGAGCTTCCAAGTACTTTTGTCTTCATATACTTCTTCTTTCTTAAATTAGAGTAAATTTGGGTGCTTATTTTCGATGGTAGAAATGTACGACTATTCTGAATTGAATACAATAAAAATGTACAATTATAAATACAATGACTGTAATTTTATGTTTACATATTGAGGTTGAAAGGCATTTTTATCAAAATAGAGTAAAATTAAAAGTAAGATGGTTTTTTAAAGTCACATATGTGATAAATTAGAAGTAATTATAGAAATATCAAAGAGGAAAGGTGCATGTTGCAAGTAGCAATGATTAGCACAGGCGAAGAAGTTTTACATGGTGATATTGTTGATACCAATGCTGCTTGGATGTCGCAACTTTTTTATCAACATGGCTTCAAATTATCAAATCGCTCTACTGTCGGCGATAACATTGATGCGTTAGCAGCAGAGATACACCATCAGACTAATCAAGCATCAATCGTAATTGTTAATGGTGGCTTAGGTCCAACCTCCGATGATATTTCTAGTGAAGCTGCTGCAAAAGTATTAAATACCAATTTGGTTATGTCTCAATATTGGCTTGATCGTATGCAAGCTCGTTACCTTGAACAAGGTAAAGAAATGCCACACAGTAATATCAAGCAAGCAATGCTACCTGAAGGTGCACAACTTATTGATAATCCGGTAGGGACTGCATGTGGATTCTTTATCGAAATAAACAAATCAATTGTTATTTTTACCCCAGGCGTACCGTCAGAATTTAAAGTGATGGTAGAGCACCAGATCTTGCCTCGAATGAAGCAATGGCATCCAATGGTTGAAGCGTCTGAATGTAGCCGTTTATTTACCTTTGGTTTATCAGAATCTGGTATTCAAGATAAGTTGCAACAAGTTCGTTTACCTCATGGCTTTGAAATTGGTTACCGCTCGGCACTTCCATTTATTGAAGTGAAATTGTTTGGCCCTAAAAATCATGATGGACGCTTTCCTACTTTAGAGAAAATGTATCATTTACTTGGTGATAATGTAGTGAGTGTTGATGAATCGATGCTACCTAACGTAGGTGCACTTTTAAATGAATTTTCACTAAACTTCACGGTTGCTGAACAAGCGACAGGTGGGTGGTTAACTAATTGGTTGCAAGAGGATGAACAAATTCGTTCTCATATGAAACAAGGTTGGATTTTATCATCTCAAGTTGACCAGCAAATGGCGGGACAAGATCCATTAGCTGCTGCGTTAGCATTAGCTGCAGCAACAAGAGAGAGAACACAGACATCAATTGGTTTATCTTCAGGACCAATGCTTGAAGGGAAAGTCGCAGTGGCACTTTCTACATCGTATGGCGAGTGGGGACAGTTGGTAAGTCTGAAGCGAGACTATAGCTATAATGAAATGCGCTCTATTATTTCAACACTAATGTTAGATATGTTGCGCCGTTGCTTAGAACGCAAACCTATGTTTGGTGAGTACCAATCGCTAAATAGAGAATCTGAAATCTATGTACCGCAAAGTGCGCTGTAGACACATTTCAGAATAAGACATAGAACCCAAATAAGCCCAATAGGATAACTCTTGTTGGGCTTTTTTATGCTTTTTTAACTAACGTTTGAAATTGTAGCCCTTCAATAACTAAGTCCGTTTTCGCTTTACAAACGCAGGGAAGAATTTCATTTGGTCCGATAAAAGCAAGGGGAAAAGATTGATATTCCACTTCGCCTGATACCAGAGTACAACGACAAGTACCACAATCGCCACTTCTGCATTGAGATTCAACAACCAGTCCTTGTTGCTCCATTACTTCTAATAAAGAACGATGTGACGTGTTGTGTAGCGTTATTATTTTGTTGATGTG
The Aliivibrio fischeri ATCC 7744 = JCM 18803 = DSM 507 DNA segment above includes these coding regions:
- a CDS encoding MBL fold metallo-hydrolase, which encodes MSLQYQIIPVTSYEQNCSIVWCDETMKGVVIDPGGDVQLLKQAIEALNVDVVHMVLTHGHLDHVGGTEELAAMTNATIVGPHKEDNFWLQGLPNQSERFGFPHTEAFEPSQWLNEGDVIEFGNQKLDVLHTPGHTPGHVVLFNQEAKMAFVGDVLFKGAIGRSDFPKGDFDTLISSIKTKLWPLGNDMRFVPGHGPESTFGHERQTNPFVADKMPLW
- a CDS encoding DUF3943 domain-containing protein, whose translation is MKKQAIASLLLGCTASTNAFALDTNSAYDMDYQNDCSTNIYSSYCSNASFNFSPMRLDGETPSKVAENDSLAQSTQLPHYLRVSDERDWDYLMEQSYTILGLSVATVGLMTFLPESITKWDSEDSSIKNLGSKWKDNVSQGPVWDKDEHFLNYVMHPYFGGVYYTAARHAGFNEFESFLYSTTMSTFFWEYGVEAFAEVPSIQDLFVTPFFGAVVGEVMLQQELRITENGGEVMGSETLGSVSLFFLNPVGHIHYWVTDAWGDETEVNLAYNAWFSNGDAAQYAYDAGMPYTDQFIGLEVKLKF
- a CDS encoding aromatic amino acid transport family protein — protein: MKTKVLGSSLIIAGTTIGAGMLALPLVSASLGFFTASLLMIGIWAIMSYTSLLMLEVHQYGEQSATLHSLARQFLGKHGQKVATFSMLFLFYALCAAYIAGGSEQFHSKLNELLPFELSNFASTIIFTCIVATIITFGTKTVDIINRGLFTLKLVMLVSILFFLTPSITGEYLLALPVEQGVFITALPVIFTSFGFHGSIPAIVNYLELDVKKIKISLLVGSSLPLIVYLFWQGMTLGLLSQNEFGQINGLNQFITEIQSTIDHQFIQQALSLFADLALLTSFIGVSLGLFEFLRDSSKKWQQSSIVTALLTYTPPLLFALFYPQGFIMALGYAAIALVILALFLPVALVISARKTKKGSEYQVIGGNSALIAVVAFGVLIIASQIISSL
- a CDS encoding CinA family nicotinamide mononucleotide deamidase-related protein; translation: MLQVAMISTGEEVLHGDIVDTNAAWMSQLFYQHGFKLSNRSTVGDNIDALAAEIHHQTNQASIVIVNGGLGPTSDDISSEAAAKVLNTNLVMSQYWLDRMQARYLEQGKEMPHSNIKQAMLPEGAQLIDNPVGTACGFFIEINKSIVIFTPGVPSEFKVMVEHQILPRMKQWHPMVEASECSRLFTFGLSESGIQDKLQQVRLPHGFEIGYRSALPFIEVKLFGPKNHDGRFPTLEKMYHLLGDNVVSVDESMLPNVGALLNEFSLNFTVAEQATGGWLTNWLQEDEQIRSHMKQGWILSSQVDQQMAGQDPLAAALALAAATRERTQTSIGLSSGPMLEGKVAVALSTSYGEWGQLVSLKRDYSYNEMRSIISTLMLDMLRRCLERKPMFGEYQSLNRESEIYVPQSAL
- the yfaE gene encoding class I ribonucleotide reductase maintenance protein YfaE, with the protein product MTKIHINKIITLHNTSHRSLLEVMEQQGLVVESQCRSGDCGTCRCTLVSGEVEYQSFPLAFIGPNEILPCVCKAKTDLVIEGLQFQTLVKKA